One genomic region from Myxococcus stipitatus encodes:
- a CDS encoding lipase family protein yields the protein MFNPLSIQKQVFALSWLASQATVGNLIGPWNANDLQGQINNLNAPYSKWKVVWGPSYTLDDLPIPQVSNGMFVAQQLDGGNNPLPVYVVAVAGTNALSSYDMNTEDLDVDPTNWQLKAGTNTSSPMQVTDGDWEGLMRLLFKMQWPSNDIRTFLGSIPNKQAATLWFTGHSLGGALSPMLMLALMDPDSALNTQDTNLSHWQHVNLLATAGPSIGNQAFLDHFKSVFGAGKANATFIWNAKDVVPHAWNAATMNALTNPTNLYGLNVLPDDPVGKMIGARQAIAANHQYVLFEQTPAFDGPLAPYTDSKNTGVAWTADSSFMAQLGYQHLNAYVSAFGGDTEWFPQGQPPAGCRWFPLSNPCDDPKSAQQLVDALSGS from the coding sequence ATCAACAACCTGAATGCCCCCTACTCCAAATGGAAGGTGGTCTGGGGCCCGAGCTATACCCTGGATGACCTGCCCATCCCTCAGGTGAGCAACGGGATGTTCGTCGCGCAGCAGCTCGATGGCGGCAACAACCCTCTCCCGGTCTACGTGGTGGCCGTGGCCGGGACCAACGCGCTGTCGTCCTACGACATGAACACGGAGGACCTCGACGTCGACCCGACGAACTGGCAGCTCAAGGCGGGGACCAACACCTCCTCGCCCATGCAGGTGACCGACGGCGATTGGGAGGGCCTCATGCGGCTCCTCTTCAAGATGCAGTGGCCATCCAATGACATCCGGACGTTCCTGGGGAGCATCCCGAACAAGCAGGCCGCCACGCTCTGGTTCACCGGGCACAGCCTCGGTGGAGCCCTGTCCCCGATGCTGATGCTCGCGCTCATGGACCCGGACTCGGCGCTGAACACGCAGGACACGAACCTGAGCCACTGGCAGCACGTGAATCTGCTGGCGACCGCGGGGCCGTCCATCGGCAACCAGGCGTTCCTCGACCACTTCAAGAGCGTGTTCGGTGCCGGCAAGGCCAATGCCACCTTCATCTGGAACGCCAAGGACGTGGTGCCGCACGCCTGGAACGCGGCCACGATGAATGCGTTGACGAACCCGACGAACCTCTACGGCCTCAACGTCCTGCCCGATGACCCTGTCGGGAAGATGATTGGCGCGCGGCAGGCGATCGCCGCGAACCATCAGTACGTCCTGTTCGAGCAGACCCCCGCGTTCGACGGCCCGCTGGCGCCCTACACCGACAGCAAGAACACCGGCGTGGCCTGGACCGCCGATTCGTCGTTCATGGCGCAGCTCGGCTACCAGCACCTCAATGCCTACGTCAGCGCGTTCGGTGGCGACACGGAGTGGTTCCCGCAGGGCCAGCCGCCAGCCGGGTGCAGGTGGTTCCCGCTGAGCAACCCCTGTGACGACCCCAAGTCGGCCCAGCAGCTCGTCGATGCGCTGAGCGGGAGCTGA